A genomic segment from Saprospiraceae bacterium encodes:
- a CDS encoding DUF1501 domain-containing protein, translating into MNEYPTSISRRHFLFNAGLAIGGLAFTKLLQPSSAIIPHFPPKVKRMIYLFQSGGPSQHDLFDYKPLLNKRNGEELPDSVRQGQRITGMTAGQKSFPLAGAQFDFKQYGKSGAWISELLPHTASIADELCFIKSMHTEAINHDPAITFFQTGSQQPGRPCIGSWLNYGLGSADKDLPEFCVLLSNGTGKLNAQPLYSRLWGSGFLPSLYQGVQFRSGKDPVLYLSNAPGIDATSRRAMLDAYAKIQERQFESEQDQEIRTRMAQYEMAYRMQTSIPEVMDVSGEQDYIYDLYGAESKIPGTYAANCLLARRLLERGVNFIQLYHRGWDQHYNLPRNLSNQCRDTDQASAALVKDLKQRGLLEDTLIVWGGEFGRTNYSQGVLELGNYGRDHHPRCFTIWVTGGGVKKGISYGETDEFGYNIVKDPVHVHDFQATLLHLFGIDHERLTFKHQGRYYRLTDVHGKVVHDILA; encoded by the coding sequence ATGAACGAATACCCAACCTCCATAAGCCGCCGTCATTTCCTGTTCAATGCTGGATTGGCCATTGGCGGCTTGGCATTTACAAAACTGCTTCAGCCATCTTCGGCTATCATCCCGCATTTTCCGCCGAAAGTAAAACGCATGATCTACCTCTTTCAAAGCGGAGGACCTTCTCAGCACGATCTGTTTGATTACAAACCGCTCTTGAATAAAAGAAATGGCGAAGAACTACCAGATTCGGTGCGGCAAGGGCAACGGATTACCGGGATGACGGCTGGACAGAAGTCTTTCCCGCTGGCTGGCGCCCAATTTGACTTCAAGCAATATGGCAAATCGGGGGCCTGGATCAGCGAATTGCTACCCCACACGGCCTCCATCGCAGATGAGCTGTGTTTTATCAAGTCTATGCACACCGAGGCTATTAACCATGACCCGGCGATCACTTTCTTTCAGACAGGATCCCAGCAGCCAGGGCGCCCTTGTATTGGCTCCTGGCTCAACTACGGCCTGGGCAGCGCAGATAAAGATTTACCGGAATTTTGCGTCCTGTTATCCAATGGCACCGGCAAATTGAACGCTCAACCCTTGTATTCTCGGCTATGGGGTAGCGGTTTCTTGCCCTCTTTGTACCAAGGGGTGCAATTTCGCTCAGGGAAAGATCCCGTTTTGTACCTTTCCAACGCACCCGGCATTGATGCAACAAGCAGAAGAGCTATGCTCGACGCTTACGCTAAAATACAGGAACGGCAATTTGAAAGTGAACAGGACCAGGAAATCAGAACGCGCATGGCCCAGTACGAAATGGCCTACCGCATGCAAACCTCTATCCCAGAAGTCATGGATGTATCTGGCGAACAGGACTACATTTACGATTTGTATGGCGCCGAATCAAAGATACCTGGCACCTACGCAGCCAATTGCCTGCTCGCAAGGCGACTCCTCGAGCGTGGCGTAAATTTTATTCAATTGTACCACCGTGGTTGGGACCAACATTATAACCTGCCCAGAAATCTAAGTAACCAATGTCGGGATACCGATCAGGCCTCGGCTGCTTTGGTAAAAGACCTCAAACAACGTGGTTTGCTAGAAGATACCCTGATCGTCTGGGGCGGAGAATTTGGGCGTACCAACTATTCCCAAGGTGTACTAGAGCTAGGAAACTATGGGCGCGACCATCACCCGCGCTGTTTTACCATTTGGGTGACCGGCGGCGGCGTCAAAAAAGGCATTAGCTATGGCGAGACGGATGAATTTGGCTATAATATTGTCAAGGACCCGGTCCATGTACACGACTTCCAGGCGACCCTGCTCCATTTGTTTGGCATCGACCATGAAAGGTTGACCTTCAAACACCAAGGCCGGTATTACCGCCTGACAGATGTGCATGGAAAAGTAGTGCACGATATTCTGGCTTGA
- a CDS encoding DUF1553 domain-containing protein: MWMHFKKVVFRWLVIVFVFPSLLWLSSGCQANYAPEAAITSQLPAIVDFNYHIKPILSDRCFACHGPDKKALKADLRLDLSSGALAKKLSSGQHAFVPGNVRKSEAFQRIISPDPAQQMPPPEFQRDLSPYEIALLAKWIDQGAIYKPHWAFLPLGKADPPIVAHTDWPSNPIDHFILKKLEEKGFAPKGKAEKELLLRRLSLDLTGLPPSIEEIDEFLADQGPDAYEKVVDRLLASPHFGERMALTWLDMARYADSNGYSQDGLRIMWPWRDWVIKAFNENMPYDQFISWQLAGDKIPNASQEQKLATGFLRNHRLNGEGGIVDEEYRIEYAADRTETAATVFLGLTMQCARCHDHKYDPISQEEYYQFFSFFNSVHESGITANDGNSGPELVLTSEEVEAKLEFIDQMIAKQKDEAEKIASTISLIEDQKPKLDLQKGLLVDLSFDQINEKGIRNNAGEQETFGISGTVDHIAGAFGKAIKFTAFDFVKIAHKQLDFDRANAFSFSFYYKAEQVEHFTSVLNHLGSGAINYPGYEIAIIDAYPSLRLAHSLPANVMEVRGANKLKKGEWTYLTFTYDGSGKASGAALYVNGEPAQLTVVYDKLTQGIANKRDVMTIGGQIGYQTDVQGYGFIDELKIYNRKLSSIEVAALFNPNNVEAKQFSAEERKAHFLTNNHQAYTSILNNLQHLYQKKCQIQDTLLSVMVMEDLPQPRPTFVLNRGSYDAPMNEVFPGTPQAVLSFQATLPKDRAGLATWLLDDQHPLTARVAVNHFWQALFGQGIVKTTEDFGNQGALPSHPELLDWLALTFKASGWDVKALIKLMVRSATYQQSSRVSAQERAEDPDNVFLSRGPSSRLSAELIRDGALAASGLLVRKIGGPSVKPYQPKGLWSEKGEFSQLKHYVQDHGDKLYRRSLYTFWRRTSPPPSMTTFDAPTRDICLVSRQETNTPLQALVLLNDPQFVEAARVLATRVIRAQPDKTTQIVHAHRLLTGLFPKPEVITLLKELEAGEYKKFEQQPDLANQLLAVGEYPMDVSLNNSEVAAMTIVCSTIMSFDETLIKR, translated from the coding sequence ATGTGGATGCACTTTAAAAAGGTGGTTTTTAGGTGGCTTGTAATCGTTTTCGTATTTCCTTCCTTGTTGTGGCTCAGCTCCGGCTGCCAGGCGAACTATGCGCCAGAGGCGGCTATTACTTCTCAATTGCCAGCTATTGTTGATTTCAATTACCACATCAAACCCATTCTATCAGATCGATGTTTTGCTTGCCACGGCCCAGATAAAAAAGCCTTAAAAGCAGACTTGCGGCTGGACCTTTCTTCCGGTGCCTTGGCTAAAAAGCTATCTTCAGGCCAGCATGCTTTTGTCCCTGGAAATGTTCGAAAAAGTGAAGCTTTCCAACGAATCATCTCACCAGACCCAGCGCAACAAATGCCACCTCCTGAATTTCAACGCGACCTCAGTCCTTATGAAATAGCCTTGCTGGCTAAATGGATTGATCAAGGCGCAATTTATAAACCGCATTGGGCTTTCCTGCCACTTGGCAAAGCCGATCCACCAATAGTCGCCCATACAGATTGGCCCAGCAACCCCATCGATCATTTTATCCTGAAAAAACTCGAAGAAAAGGGGTTTGCCCCAAAAGGAAAAGCCGAAAAGGAGCTACTTCTGCGAAGGCTAAGCCTCGACCTCACCGGTTTGCCGCCAAGTATTGAGGAAATAGACGAATTCCTGGCGGACCAGGGCCCTGATGCTTATGAAAAAGTCGTGGACCGCCTACTGGCCTCCCCACACTTTGGCGAGCGAATGGCCCTAACCTGGCTCGACATGGCGCGTTATGCTGATTCCAACGGCTATTCACAGGATGGACTCCGTATCATGTGGCCCTGGCGAGACTGGGTCATCAAGGCTTTTAATGAGAATATGCCTTATGATCAGTTTATTTCCTGGCAGCTGGCTGGTGACAAAATCCCCAATGCGAGCCAGGAGCAAAAACTCGCCACCGGCTTCCTCCGCAACCATCGACTCAATGGAGAAGGCGGCATCGTAGATGAAGAATACCGGATCGAATATGCAGCCGACCGAACCGAAACGGCCGCAACCGTCTTTTTAGGCCTCACTATGCAATGTGCCCGCTGCCATGACCATAAATACGATCCCATCTCACAAGAAGAGTATTATCAATTTTTTAGTTTTTTTAATAGCGTGCACGAATCCGGGATAACCGCCAATGACGGCAACTCTGGGCCAGAACTCGTGCTCACTTCTGAGGAGGTCGAGGCAAAACTCGAATTCATTGATCAAATGATCGCCAAGCAAAAGGATGAAGCCGAAAAAATAGCCTCAACTATAAGCTTGATTGAAGACCAAAAACCTAAACTGGATTTGCAAAAAGGCTTACTAGTCGACCTCTCCTTTGACCAAATTAACGAAAAGGGAATTAGGAATAACGCAGGTGAGCAAGAAACTTTCGGGATAAGTGGAACCGTCGACCATATAGCTGGTGCTTTTGGCAAGGCCATCAAGTTTACCGCTTTTGATTTTGTAAAAATTGCACACAAGCAATTGGATTTTGATCGAGCTAATGCCTTTAGCTTTTCTTTTTATTACAAAGCCGAACAAGTGGAGCATTTTACGAGTGTGCTAAATCACTTGGGTTCAGGTGCTATAAATTATCCAGGATATGAAATAGCCATTATAGATGCTTATCCCAGTCTACGCCTGGCGCACAGCCTACCCGCCAATGTGATGGAAGTACGTGGCGCTAATAAATTGAAAAAAGGAGAATGGACCTACCTCACTTTCACCTATGATGGCTCGGGAAAAGCTAGTGGTGCAGCCCTATATGTGAACGGCGAACCAGCGCAGCTCACCGTTGTTTATGACAAATTAACCCAGGGAATAGCTAATAAACGGGATGTAATGACTATTGGGGGACAAATTGGATACCAGACGGACGTACAAGGTTATGGTTTTATAGACGAGCTAAAAATTTATAACAGGAAACTTAGCAGTATAGAGGTCGCAGCGCTTTTCAACCCTAACAACGTCGAGGCAAAACAATTTTCCGCAGAAGAACGAAAGGCACATTTTTTAACCAACAACCATCAAGCATACACCTCTATCCTAAACAATTTACAGCACCTTTATCAGAAAAAATGCCAAATTCAAGACACCTTGCTCAGCGTTATGGTTATGGAAGACCTGCCGCAGCCAAGACCCACCTTTGTTTTAAACCGAGGGAGCTATGATGCACCGATGAATGAGGTATTCCCAGGTACACCCCAGGCGGTCCTTTCCTTTCAGGCCACCCTTCCTAAGGATAGAGCTGGGCTTGCTACCTGGTTATTAGATGACCAACATCCACTCACGGCAAGGGTGGCCGTCAATCACTTTTGGCAAGCGCTATTTGGTCAGGGTATCGTCAAAACAACAGAAGATTTCGGCAACCAAGGCGCCCTGCCTAGCCATCCCGAATTACTGGATTGGTTGGCCCTCACTTTCAAAGCATCGGGTTGGGATGTAAAAGCCTTGATTAAACTGATGGTGCGCTCCGCTACTTACCAGCAATCCTCCCGTGTCAGCGCACAGGAACGGGCAGAGGACCCCGACAACGTCTTCCTTTCCAGGGGCCCCAGCAGCCGCCTCTCCGCAGAACTCATTCGGGATGGTGCTTTGGCAGCCAGTGGATTGCTAGTGAGAAAAATAGGCGGCCCCAGCGTAAAGCCTTACCAACCCAAAGGGCTTTGGTCGGAAAAAGGCGAATTCAGTCAGCTTAAACATTATGTACAAGACCATGGCGACAAGCTGTACCGGAGGAGCTTATACACCTTCTGGCGCCGCACCTCTCCCCCACCCTCCATGACCACTTTTGATGCGCCCACCCGCGACATTTGTCTCGTATCCCGACAGGAAACAAACACGCCCTTGCAAGCCCTGGTCCTACTCAATGACCCACAGTTTGTGGAAGCTGCCCGCGTCTTGGCCACCAGGGTTATCCGTGCGCAACCTGATAAAACGACTCAGATCGTCCATGCACATCGACTGCTCACTGGCCTGTTTCCAAAACCGGAAGTCATCACCTTATTGAAAGAACTCGAAGCAGGGGAATACAAAAAATTCGAACAACAACCAGACCTGGCTAATCAATTGTTGGCGGTTGGTGAATACCCAATGGATGTGTCCCTAAACAACTCGGAAGTGGCAGCGATGACGATCGTCTGTAGTACTATCATGAGTTTTGATGAAACCTTGATCAAACGCTAG
- a CDS encoding DUF6807 family protein produces the protein MKKYILLGLLVGTLLACQNTPSTDHDSEKAFYATETDDLIQIFQKGQTSALVTQNAKADFRPYLHPILAPGSSAELTEYSPGHHKHQTGLYWGFTRVNGTETNPDTLKKWFYNPDKPANIQAQIGRDFFHHPTDGYWQRVSKTILIAEGKQVKWQTVYHMLDAQASPILKETQTWSFSEKDGAFLLALEWKGEAIIDITINEFDYGGLFLRMPWQEGIQGEAVNAARQRNEKAEGQRAMWVDVGMEIKGLKEWGHIAIFDHPDNEGFPQTWRVDGQLGIGPVRARMGDWHIPKGETATIRHQLVAYTGQLNDIKMNERWAEYVGDHGMYNTAVLWNIAQQEGYEAKLLSPEEAVAAMTIKAGYKVNAYASEPMITQPMAFCWDDKGRMWIAENRDYESRGDGFSNSGDSRILILEDTDKDGVADKQTVFLEHIPFPSAIAVGFDGLFLGAPPNLLFVPDKNADDKADVADIKVLLTGWGIRDRHETINSLHWGPDGWLYGLEGFATPSKIRKPLGKGKIYRANEPFPEDLLDAEGVDINGGVWRYHPTKDRFEAVAHGFSNPWGIDYDAKGQLFISACVIPHMFHIIPGGIYQRQGGMHFNPYVYQDIQTIVDHRHRSAHGGARIYQSDAFPADQRGRLFMANIHEHAVLSDILSPNGSGFKASHGEDFMLANNAQWIGFSMEIGPEGGLYVLDWHDADICGKEVKNKETGRVFRIMPEQSLAENWPGRYDDLNRLSDEQLVELQWQPSDWHARRARVILQNRATKKGIDEQAIKQLSDRLKNNKNEDIRLKALWSLHVTNSITPDQLALLLSDRDAYVRAWAIQLLCEDKAPASPIMDMMAKMAKTEDSPVVRLYLAAAMQRIPPAYGWRIAEGLVKHAQDATDPNLPFMLWYGLEPLVMAEPDKALSLATESQIPIIANHIARRLVDGEQLEKVVALLGRKPNGPLNIMEGLLAGLEGHADIKAPENWASVYPKLQAQPKLSATALLIAQHFGSAAAAKEMLASLKNKQADIDQRLNAINRLASQQRDELVPELPALMEVPELRLATIRAIASFENQALGELILAKYPTFNLLEKQEAVQTLSARPIYGRLLANAIKTEQIARKEIPAYIALQLRRVVGNGFVEIWGPIDELSSDKKAEYAKYQRLLTDQAVASANPQKGKLVFQQTCGACHKMYGEGGNIGPDLTGSNRANTAYLLSNILEPSGEIQDDYRLVVLTMQDGRTYSGNVIAENDRQLTMRIVGQEELQLSKSDIQSKDVTTKSMMPEGLMQNLTDEEILDLVAYMKTLKQVEDVDAL, from the coding sequence ATGAAAAAATATATCCTCCTGGGTTTACTGGTGGGCACCCTCCTTGCCTGTCAAAACACCCCAAGCACTGATCATGATTCTGAAAAAGCATTTTATGCCACCGAAACGGATGACCTCATCCAAATATTTCAAAAAGGACAAACATCAGCACTCGTCACCCAAAATGCAAAGGCAGATTTTCGCCCTTACCTCCACCCTATCTTAGCACCTGGGTCGTCTGCCGAGCTGACAGAATACAGCCCCGGCCACCACAAACACCAAACCGGCCTATACTGGGGGTTTACCAGGGTCAATGGCACGGAAACGAATCCGGATACCTTAAAAAAATGGTTTTACAACCCCGATAAACCAGCAAATATACAAGCACAAATCGGTCGGGATTTCTTCCACCATCCCACCGATGGCTATTGGCAACGCGTATCCAAAACGATCCTCATTGCCGAAGGAAAACAGGTCAAATGGCAAACGGTCTACCATATGCTGGATGCACAAGCCTCTCCCATATTAAAAGAAACACAAACCTGGTCTTTTAGCGAGAAAGATGGCGCATTCCTCCTGGCGCTGGAATGGAAAGGAGAAGCTATCATCGATATTACGATTAATGAATTTGACTATGGTGGGCTGTTTTTAAGAATGCCCTGGCAGGAGGGGATTCAGGGTGAAGCCGTCAACGCCGCCCGCCAGCGCAATGAAAAAGCAGAAGGCCAACGCGCCATGTGGGTGGACGTAGGCATGGAAATAAAGGGATTAAAAGAATGGGGGCACATTGCCATCTTTGACCATCCGGATAATGAAGGGTTTCCTCAAACCTGGCGCGTAGACGGCCAATTGGGGATAGGGCCGGTGAGGGCAAGAATGGGCGATTGGCATATCCCAAAAGGAGAAACAGCCACCATTCGCCATCAGCTGGTCGCCTATACGGGACAACTTAATGATATTAAAATGAATGAACGTTGGGCGGAATATGTCGGAGATCATGGTATGTACAATACGGCCGTGCTCTGGAACATTGCTCAACAGGAGGGCTATGAGGCCAAGCTATTATCACCGGAGGAGGCCGTTGCCGCAATGACGATCAAAGCAGGGTATAAAGTCAATGCCTATGCATCTGAACCCATGATCACCCAACCTATGGCCTTTTGTTGGGATGACAAAGGCCGGATGTGGATTGCCGAAAACCGGGATTATGAATCGCGCGGAGATGGCTTTTCCAATTCTGGTGATAGCCGCATCTTAATCTTGGAAGATACCGATAAAGATGGCGTCGCCGATAAACAAACGGTTTTTCTGGAACATATCCCCTTTCCTTCGGCCATTGCGGTGGGCTTTGATGGGCTCTTCTTAGGCGCCCCGCCCAACCTCTTGTTTGTACCCGACAAGAACGCAGATGATAAAGCTGATGTAGCAGATATAAAAGTACTGCTGACGGGTTGGGGCATTCGGGATCGACACGAAACGATCAATAGCCTCCATTGGGGGCCGGATGGCTGGCTCTATGGCCTGGAGGGCTTTGCTACCCCTTCTAAAATCAGAAAACCGCTTGGGAAAGGAAAAATTTACCGCGCAAATGAACCTTTCCCCGAAGATTTACTGGATGCAGAGGGGGTCGATATCAACGGCGGGGTGTGGCGATACCATCCTACCAAGGATCGCTTTGAAGCAGTAGCGCATGGCTTTAGCAACCCTTGGGGTATTGATTATGATGCCAAGGGACAGCTATTTATTTCTGCATGTGTGATTCCGCATATGTTCCATATTATCCCAGGTGGCATTTACCAACGGCAAGGGGGAATGCATTTTAATCCCTATGTCTACCAGGACATCCAAACCATCGTCGATCACCGCCATCGATCGGCTCACGGGGGCGCCAGGATATACCAATCTGATGCTTTCCCAGCGGATCAGCGTGGCCGGCTATTTATGGCCAACATCCACGAACATGCCGTATTGTCAGATATCCTCTCTCCAAATGGTTCCGGTTTTAAGGCCAGCCATGGCGAAGATTTTATGTTGGCTAATAATGCCCAATGGATCGGCTTTAGCATGGAAATTGGCCCGGAGGGTGGGCTCTATGTCCTGGACTGGCACGATGCCGACATTTGTGGCAAGGAGGTAAAAAACAAAGAAACGGGTCGGGTTTTCAGGATAATGCCGGAACAATCCCTGGCCGAAAATTGGCCGGGCCGGTATGATGATTTGAATCGCCTCTCGGATGAACAACTGGTTGAATTGCAATGGCAACCCAGTGATTGGCATGCCCGCCGAGCCAGGGTGATTTTACAAAATAGAGCGACTAAAAAAGGGATTGATGAACAAGCCATAAAGCAACTATCCGACCGGCTCAAAAATAACAAAAATGAGGATATTCGTTTAAAAGCCTTGTGGAGTTTGCATGTCACCAATAGCATCACACCAGATCAATTGGCGCTTTTGCTGTCAGATCGTGATGCCTATGTTCGGGCCTGGGCGATCCAGCTACTATGCGAGGACAAAGCTCCCGCCAGCCCGATCATGGACATGATGGCTAAAATGGCAAAAACGGAAGACTCCCCCGTCGTCCGACTTTACTTGGCCGCAGCGATGCAACGAATACCCCCTGCCTACGGATGGCGTATAGCAGAGGGATTGGTCAAGCATGCCCAGGATGCAACGGATCCGAACCTTCCTTTTATGCTATGGTATGGCCTCGAACCCCTCGTCATGGCCGAGCCGGACAAAGCGCTTAGCCTGGCAACCGAAAGTCAAATCCCGATCATTGCCAACCATATCGCACGAAGGTTGGTAGATGGCGAGCAGCTAGAAAAAGTAGTAGCCTTGCTTGGCCGAAAACCTAATGGCCCATTGAATATCATGGAGGGATTATTAGCCGGCTTGGAAGGTCACGCCGACATTAAAGCGCCTGAAAATTGGGCTAGCGTTTACCCTAAGTTACAAGCCCAACCTAAGCTATCAGCAACGGCACTGCTCATCGCCCAGCATTTTGGAAGTGCTGCTGCTGCCAAGGAGATGTTGGCCAGCCTGAAAAATAAGCAAGCCGATATTGACCAACGACTAAACGCCATAAATCGTCTGGCCAGTCAACAAAGAGACGAATTGGTTCCTGAATTGCCAGCCTTAATGGAAGTTCCTGAACTCCGGCTAGCCACCATTCGAGCCATTGCCAGCTTTGAAAACCAAGCACTGGGAGAACTTATCCTGGCCAAGTACCCAACCTTTAATTTATTGGAAAAACAAGAAGCCGTTCAAACCCTTTCTGCCAGGCCTATTTACGGCAGGCTATTGGCCAATGCTATCAAGACGGAGCAAATCGCCAGAAAAGAGATTCCCGCTTATATCGCCCTTCAATTAAGACGGGTGGTAGGTAATGGATTTGTGGAAATCTGGGGCCCCATTGATGAATTGTCCTCTGATAAAAAAGCAGAATATGCCAAATACCAACGGCTGCTGACCGACCAGGCGGTGGCATCGGCCAATCCCCAAAAGGGCAAACTTGTTTTTCAACAAACCTGCGGCGCTTGTCACAAAATGTACGGGGAAGGCGGAAATATCGGACCCGATTTAACCGGCTCCAACCGCGCCAATACAGCCTACTTGTTGAGTAATATCCTGGAACCCAGCGGCGAAATCCAGGATGATTACCGATTGGTTGTGCTAACCATGCAAGATGGGCGCACTTATAGCGGAAATGTCATTGCTGAAAACGATCGACAACTAACCATGCGCATTGTTGGTCAGGAGGAACTCCAACTCAGCAAATCAGATATTCAGTCCAAAGATGTCACCACCAAGTCGATGATGCCTGAAGGATTGATGCAAAACTTGACGGATGAAGAAATACTGGATTTAGTGGCCTATATGAAAACATTGAAACAAGTGGAGGATGTGGATGCACTTTAA
- a CDS encoding sulfatase-like hydrolase/transferase, translating into MKNILLLFALLTLCFSSCKEEAPLPNIVIILADDLGYGDPEVYNPDSKISTPNINQLAAQGMRFTDAHTPSSVCTPTRYGLLTGRYAWRTI; encoded by the coding sequence ATGAAAAACATCCTCCTTTTATTCGCTCTTCTCACCCTGTGCTTTTCCTCTTGCAAAGAAGAAGCCCCCCTTCCCAACATCGTCATTATCCTGGCAGATGACCTCGGTTATGGCGATCCCGAAGTCTACAACCCTGATAGTAAAATCTCCACACCCAATATCAACCAACTTGCCGCCCAAGGCATGCGCTTTACTGATGCCCATACGCCCAGCAGCGTTTGTACCCCCACTCGCTATGGGCTGCTGACCGGCCGATACGCCTGGCGAACTATCTGA
- a CDS encoding GNAT family N-acetyltransferase — protein sequence MKHNYLFFSERLGFRNWEKEDLAKMQEINADREVMAYFPAIQTEAQTKEFIERMKNQYSEKRYCYFAVDKLETAEFIGFIGLSEQNFEADFTPCIDIGWRLAKKEWGQGLATEGAKRCLQYAFEELKVDRIYAIAPAVNLPSIAVMKKIGMDPVLSFEHPRLMNDDRLKTCMLYAINNNQS from the coding sequence ATGAAGCACAACTATCTATTTTTTTCAGAAAGACTGGGTTTTCGCAATTGGGAAAAGGAGGACCTGGCAAAAATGCAGGAGATAAATGCCGACAGGGAGGTAATGGCCTATTTCCCTGCTATCCAAACGGAGGCGCAGACCAAAGAATTCATAGAAAGAATGAAAAACCAATACAGCGAAAAAAGGTATTGCTACTTTGCTGTTGACAAATTAGAGACAGCGGAATTTATCGGTTTTATTGGCCTTTCGGAACAAAATTTTGAAGCCGACTTCACCCCGTGTATCGATATCGGGTGGCGATTGGCAAAAAAGGAGTGGGGTCAAGGGTTGGCAACCGAAGGCGCTAAAAGATGTTTGCAATATGCCTTTGAGGAGTTAAAAGTAGACCGCATCTACGCCATAGCGCCAGCCGTAAATTTACCATCAATTGCCGTTATGAAAAAAATAGGAATGGATCCGGTGCTTAGTTTTGAACACCCCCGCTTAATGAACGATGATAGGTTAAAGACCTGCATGCTATATGCGATAAACAACAACCAATCCTAA
- a CDS encoding LytTR family DNA-binding domain-containing protein: MSKIKCLIVDDEPVAQRILVKYLSDLPEFEVVDTCLHAISALQVLQKQAIDLLFLDIEMPKIKGLAFLKTLQNPPHVIITTAHREYALDGFELEVIDYLLKPISFERFLKAINRFQRIQPVPLPGLPAEQSPKKILYVKSDRKTLKLYEEDIMYMEGMNNYIIIHHKDKPYIVYSSIGEMLDKLDNQFLRIHKSFVINRQYIVSFNKEMVEIGQKELPIGKTYKAVIQLF, encoded by the coding sequence ATGAGTAAAATTAAATGCCTTATCGTAGATGATGAGCCGGTGGCCCAGCGAATTCTCGTTAAATACTTGTCCGATTTGCCTGAATTTGAAGTGGTGGATACCTGCCTGCACGCTATTTCGGCCTTACAAGTGCTGCAAAAACAGGCTATTGACCTGCTATTTCTGGATATTGAAATGCCTAAAATCAAGGGCCTAGCTTTTCTGAAAACGCTACAAAATCCTCCTCATGTCATCATCACCACCGCCCATCGCGAGTATGCACTCGATGGTTTTGAATTGGAAGTAATCGATTATTTACTCAAGCCCATTTCTTTTGAACGTTTTTTAAAAGCCATCAACCGGTTTCAGCGGATTCAACCGGTTCCCCTGCCCGGTTTGCCCGCCGAACAGTCCCCAAAGAAAATCCTTTATGTAAAAAGCGATAGAAAAACCCTCAAATTATACGAAGAGGATATTATGTATATGGAGGGTATGAATAATTATATCATTATCCACCACAAAGACAAGCCATATATCGTGTATTCCTCCATTGGGGAGATGCTCGACAAATTAGATAATCAATTCCTTCGTATCCACAAATCATTTGTCATCAATAGACAATATATCGTTTCTTTCAACAAAGAAATGGTTGAAATTGGTCAGAAAGAACTACCTATCGGAAAAACGTATAAAGCAGTGATCCAACTTTTTTGA